Below is a genomic region from Deltaproteobacteria bacterium.
CCCGCGCCTCGACGTACATCTGGTTCGCGAGCGGGCTGGGCTTCGTTCCTTTCAGCGTGCTGCGAAACCTGCCGCTCGATCTCGCCACCGTGCACGAGGTCCTGGCGGTGTTCATCGTAGGCGTGGTCTCGGGGACGCTGGTCTTCTACCTGGTCGAGCGCGTGGCGCGGGCGGAGGTCATCCCGGTGCTCTTCCCGGACGGGAAGCTCTCCGCGGTCGAAGGTGTGGCGCCGGTGCCCATCTCCACGAAGTTCCTCATCCTGCTCAGCACCACTGTCCTGTTGCCGCTGGCGGTGATGTGCTTCGCGGCGTGGTCGGGCGCGCTCTCGCCGGCGGTGGTGCTCTACCTGGGCGCCTCGTTCTTCATGTTCGCGGCGGTGCAGGCCACCTTCATCGTGGGCAGCATCAACGCGCCGGTCGAAGCCCTCGCGGCCGAGGTGCACCGCGTGGGCCGCGACGACCTCTCGGCCCGCGCGCCCGTGCTCTCCACCGACGTGCTCGGCGCGCTCGCCGAGGGCTTCAACAAGATGGTGGAGGGGCTGCGGCGCGGCGCGTTCGTGCGCGAGACCTTCGGCCGCTACGTGTCGCCGGCAGTGGTGGAGGAGGTGCTCGCCGGCCGGGTCGCGCTCGGCGGCGAGCTGCGGGAGTGCACCGTGCTCTTCTCCGACATCCGCGACTTCACCACCCTCTCCGAGCAGCTCAGCCCGACGGAGGTGGTGAGCGTCCTCAACAGCTACCTCGACGCGATGGTGGAGGTGGTCGTCGCCCACGGCGGCACCGTGGACAAGTTCATCGGCGACGCGGTGATGGCCACGTTCGGCGTGCCCGTGGCCCGCAAGGACCACGCGCTCCAGGCCGCGCGCGCGGGCCTGGCCATGCTCGAGCGCCTCGAGGCCTGGAACGAGGATCGCGCCGCTGCCGGCAAGCCGACGCTCCAGATCGGCATCGGCCTGCACTCCGGCGAGGTGGTGGCCGGAAACATCGGCTCCACGCGCAAGCTCGAGTACACGGTCATCGGCGACACCGTGAACACCGCGAGCCGCATCGAAGGCCTCACCAAGAAGTTGAGCGCGAACCTCCTCGCCTCGCAGGCCACCTGGGAGCAGGTGAAGTCGCACGTCGAGGGGCGCGCCCTCGGGCCGATCGAGGTGAAGGGCAAGCGCGCGGCGATCGAGGTCTACGCGCTCGTGCGCGAGCGGGCGCCCACCGCCGATTCCCGCTCCGCCTGACGTGTTTCGCGGGTTTGGCGACCGCGTTGCACATGAACCCACCTCCGTGCGTATATCGGCACGGCCGCCCCGATCAGGACTTCGCATGAACCGCAATCGAATCGTCACCGTGTTGGCCTTCGCCGTGGGGTTCGGCGCGGCGCTGCTGCAGAGCTGCGGC
It encodes:
- a CDS encoding adenylate/guanylate cyclase domain-containing protein, with the translated sequence MTRVGWKIILSVSLCNTVATLHAVGYGLLLTRSSPHALPSEPQLLTYAGVGLLVAFSFGGPWLVHTLRPVTGAVDALQRGLPLDDAERLRAQKRVLVLPTVVTRASTYIWFASGLGFVPFSVLRNLPLDLATVHEVLAVFIVGVVSGTLVFYLVERVARAEVIPVLFPDGKLSAVEGVAPVPISTKFLILLSTTVLLPLAVMCFAAWSGALSPAVVLYLGASFFMFAAVQATFIVGSINAPVEALAAEVHRVGRDDLSARAPVLSTDVLGALAEGFNKMVEGLRRGAFVRETFGRYVSPAVVEEVLAGRVALGGELRECTVLFSDIRDFTTLSEQLSPTEVVSVLNSYLDAMVEVVVAHGGTVDKFIGDAVMATFGVPVARKDHALQAARAGLAMLERLEAWNEDRAAAGKPTLQIGIGLHSGEVVAGNIGSTRKLEYTVIGDTVNTASRIEGLTKKLSANLLASQATWEQVKSHVEGRALGPIEVKGKRAAIEVYALVRERAPTADSRSA